A genomic segment from Centroberyx gerrardi isolate f3 chromosome 22, fCenGer3.hap1.cur.20231027, whole genome shotgun sequence encodes:
- the gdap1 gene encoding ganglioside-induced differentiation-associated protein 1 codes for MAAENSSESQDEKEILIKTGAVQEVHDESGPVAESAKQASKLTLYHWTQSFNSQKVRLAIAEKGLRCEEYDVSLPLSEHNEPWFMRLNPAGEVPVLVHDDNVICDPTQIMDYLEQNFRDEGTPELIPEEGSMYYHRVQHYRELLDSLQMDAYTHGCILHPEITVDSHIPAYATTRIRTQIGNTESELKKLAEQNPELKDAYIAKQRRLKSKLFDHDNMKYLKKLLDELESVMDQVETELQRRVEETPEEGSPSWLCGEFFSMADVSLAVTLHRLKFLGLSRRYWGNGNRVNLETYYERVVDRPAFRRVLGHVNNILISAVLPVAFRVARKNAPAIVGTTLLIGILGGATYLAFLYMKKRLTVTS; via the exons ATGGCGGCCGAAAACAGCTCAGAATCTCAAGATGAGAAGGAAATTCTTATAAAGACGGGTGCAGTACAAGAGGTACATGACGAAAGTGGGCCAGTTGCAGAAAGCGCAAAACAAGCATCTAAATTAACGCTTTACCACTGGACGCAGTCCTTCAATTCTCAGAAG GTGCGTCTGGCCATAGCAGAGAAAGGTTTGCGCTGTGAGGAGTACGATGTGAGCCTGCCGCTGAGCGAACACAACGAGCCGTGGTTCATGCGTCTGAATCCTGCAGGCGAAGTCCCAGTCCTGGTCCACGATGACAACGTCATCTGTGACCCAACGCAGATCATGGACTACCTGGAGCAGAACTTCAGAGATG AGGGCACTCCTGAGCTGATCCCCGAGGAGGGCAGCATGTACTACCACAGAGTGCAGCACTACAGAGAGCTGCTGGACTCGCTGCAGATGGACGCCTACACCCACGGCTGCATCCTCCACCCGGAGATCACAGTGGACTCCCACATACCAGCCTACGCTACCACACGCATACGGA CACAGATAGGAAACACAGAGTCAGAGCTGAAGAAACTGGCAGAGCAGAACCCCGAGCTTAAAGATGCTTACATAGCAAAACAGAGGCGCTTGAAA TCCAAGCTGTTTGACCATGACAACATGAAGTACCTGAAGAAGCTTCTGGACGAACTGGAGAGTGTGATGGaccaggtggagacagagctgcagaggagggtggaggaaaCACCAG AGGAGGGCAGTCCGTCCTGGCTGTGTGGCGAGTTCTTCAGCATGGCCGACGTCTCTCTGGCGGTCACCTTACACCGCCTCAAGTTCCTCGGCCTCTCCCGCCGTTACTGGGGCAACGGCAACCGCGTCAACCTGGAAACCTACTACGAGCGCGTGGTGGACCGCCCGGCCTTCCGGAGGGTCCTGGGCCACGTCAACAACATCCTGATCTCGGCCGTCCTGCCTGTGGCGTTCCGCGTGGCCAGGAAGAACGCGCCAGCTATTGTCGGTACCACTCTGTTGATAGGCATTCTGGGAGGAGCTACGTACCTGGCTTTTCTCTACATGAAGAAGAGGCTGACTGTCACCAGCTGA